In Arachis hypogaea cultivar Tifrunner chromosome 2, arahy.Tifrunner.gnm2.J5K5, whole genome shotgun sequence, a genomic segment contains:
- the LOC112738531 gene encoding adenylate kinase isoenzyme 6 homolog, producing MVEESGRRKRPNILVTGTPGTGKTTTCTALAEATQLRHINVGDLVRDKNLHDGWDDELDCFVLNEDLVCDELEDQMEEGGNIVDYHGCDFFPERWFDCVVVLQTDNTVLYDRLSRRGYNESKLSNNIECEIFQVLLEEAKESYPEDRVIAMKSDTIEDINRNVSTLTDWVRNWHLTS from the exons ATGGTGGAGGAAAGTGGGAGGAGGAAGAGGCCAAACATTCTGGTGACGGGTACCCCAGGGACGGGGAAGACTACGACATGTACTGCTCTAGCTGAAGCCACACAGCTTCGCCACATCAATGTTGGGGATTTAGTCAGAGACAAGAACTTACATGATGGCTGGGATGATGAGCTTGATTGTTTTGTCCTTAATGAAGACTTG GTCTGTGATGAGCTTGAGGATCAAATGGAAGAAGGGGGAAATATAGTGGATTATCATGGGTGTGATTTCTTCCCTGAGCGATGGTTTGATTGTGTTGTTGTACTTCAAACTGATAACACCGTGCTGTATGACCGCTTGAGTAGGAG AGGTTACAATGAATCAAAGCTTTCTAACAACATAGAATGTGAAATCTTTCAAGTTCTACTTGAGGAAGCTAAAGAAAGTTACCCAGAGGACAGAGTGATTGCTATGAAGAGTGACACCATTGAAGATATTAATAGAAATGTTTCAACTTTGACGGATTGGGTAAGGAATTGGCATCTTACATCCTAG